One window from the genome of Cyclobacterium amurskyense encodes:
- a CDS encoding DUF427 domain-containing protein, producing MKAIWKGKILAESNETIFLENNHYFPNESLNREFFEISQTTSDCPWKGRANYYHIRIGEDTNRDAAWHYPAPKEAAKEIKDYVAFWKGIEIKE from the coding sequence ATGAAAGCCATCTGGAAAGGAAAAATCCTCGCTGAATCTAACGAGACCATTTTTTTAGAAAACAATCATTATTTCCCAAATGAGTCATTAAATCGGGAATTTTTCGAAATATCTCAAACCACTTCTGATTGCCCGTGGAAGGGAAGGGCCAATTATTATCACATTCGCATAGGAGAGGACACCAACCGTGATGCCGCCTGGCATTACCCAGCACCTAAGGAAGCTGCCAAAGAAATCAAAGATTACGTAGCTTTTTGGAAAGGGATAGAGATTAAAGAATAG
- the lpdA gene encoding dihydrolipoyl dehydrogenase — translation MKKYDAIIIGAGQSGMPLAKKINAIGLSVALIEKRVVGGTCINDGCSPTKTMVASARVAHIVSRAEDFGVNVNSFSIDQKAIKARKDHIVTTFRGGAEKSLKKAGNIDIILGKATLLSSNKVRIAREGAEVLEISGEKIFFNTGSSPFVPEIDGLKETTYLTSTSIMELEETPEHLVILGGGYIGLEFGQMFNRFGSKVSIIDKAPRLVPKEDKDVCEEVSKIFAKDEINTYLDTSVTRINFENDQFKVYLESKSGPKTIEGSHLLVATGRKPNSEGLGLEDIGVKLTEKGHIAVNETFETSISNIYALGDVAGSPPFTHMAYNDAHIAFRSIYEGDKEISSKDRLLPYCVFIDPQLARIGLNEQEAKEKDIPYKVGKFFMKHAGRALETDETSGFFKVLVDPKSKQILGATILSLDGGEVMAVLQMAMVGKVTYDKIRNLPIAHPTLAESLNNLMMQIE, via the coding sequence ATGAAGAAATACGATGCAATCATCATCGGAGCAGGTCAATCAGGAATGCCTCTGGCAAAAAAAATAAACGCTATAGGCTTGTCGGTAGCGCTCATTGAAAAAAGGGTGGTTGGCGGCACATGTATAAATGACGGTTGTTCACCTACCAAAACAATGGTTGCCTCCGCAAGAGTCGCTCATATTGTGAGTAGGGCTGAAGATTTCGGTGTAAATGTAAATAGTTTCTCAATTGATCAAAAGGCAATCAAAGCTCGCAAAGACCATATTGTAACTACTTTTAGGGGAGGAGCTGAGAAAAGCCTTAAAAAAGCAGGAAACATAGACATCATCTTAGGAAAAGCAACTCTTCTTTCATCCAACAAAGTACGCATTGCACGTGAAGGGGCGGAGGTCCTTGAAATTTCAGGAGAAAAAATCTTTTTCAACACGGGATCTTCTCCTTTTGTCCCAGAGATTGATGGTTTGAAAGAAACCACCTACCTGACCAGCACAAGCATTATGGAGCTTGAGGAAACCCCTGAACACCTGGTTATCCTTGGAGGCGGATATATTGGGCTTGAATTTGGGCAGATGTTCAATAGATTTGGCAGTAAGGTCAGCATTATTGACAAAGCCCCAAGGCTGGTACCCAAGGAAGACAAGGACGTTTGTGAGGAAGTTTCAAAGATCTTTGCTAAAGATGAAATTAACACCTATTTGGATACCTCGGTCACAAGAATAAATTTCGAAAACGATCAATTTAAAGTTTATCTGGAAAGTAAATCAGGACCAAAAACTATTGAAGGCAGTCATTTACTGGTAGCTACCGGAAGGAAACCCAATAGCGAGGGCTTAGGACTAGAGGATATCGGTGTTAAACTTACTGAAAAGGGTCACATTGCAGTGAATGAGACCTTTGAAACCAGCATTTCAAATATCTATGCCCTTGGAGATGTAGCCGGTTCACCACCATTTACCCATATGGCATATAATGATGCGCACATTGCCTTTAGAAGTATCTATGAAGGAGATAAAGAAATTTCTTCAAAGGACAGGCTGCTTCCCTACTGTGTATTTATTGATCCTCAATTGGCAAGGATTGGACTTAATGAGCAAGAAGCCAAAGAAAAAGACATTCCATATAAGGTAGGTAAATTTTTTATGAAGCATGCCGGCAGGGCTCTGGAAACGGATGAAACAAGTGGTTTCTTTAAGGTACTTGTGGACCCTAAAAGCAAGCAAATCCTGGGTGCTACGATTTTAAGCCTAGATGGAGGCGAGGTGATGGCGGTGCTTCAGATGGCCATGGTGGGTAAGGTAACCTATGATAAAATTCGAAACCTTCCTATCGCCCATCCTACATTGGCAGAAAGCCTGAATAATTTGATGATGCAAATTGAGTGA
- a CDS encoding group III truncated hemoglobin produces MKPIENRKDINVLVNAFYAKIRKDEVLGPIFNGHIEEERWPEHLEKLTDFWETNLFGVIKFKGNPTLKHINVDKNLNHSVEQKHFGIWLQLWFETIDELYEGELADKAKESARRMAHFQFMAIWNKRPVDAK; encoded by the coding sequence ATGAAACCAATTGAAAACCGCAAAGACATCAATGTTCTGGTAAACGCATTCTATGCAAAAATCAGAAAAGACGAAGTTTTGGGTCCCATTTTCAATGGCCACATTGAGGAGGAAAGGTGGCCAGAACACCTGGAGAAACTAACTGATTTCTGGGAAACGAACCTTTTTGGAGTGATTAAGTTCAAGGGCAACCCTACGCTTAAACATATCAATGTAGACAAGAATTTAAACCATTCGGTAGAGCAAAAGCATTTTGGAATCTGGCTGCAGTTGTGGTTTGAAACAATAGATGAGTTGTATGAAGGAGAATTGGCTGATAAAGCCAAAGAGTCCGCTAGAAGAATGGCCCATTTCCAGTTTATGGCAATCTGGAACAAAAGGCCTGTAGATGCCAAATAG
- a CDS encoding cupin domain-containing protein has protein sequence MEATSFYKDLQFGNKISTKVILESPFSKEIRILLKEGQVMKEHKTKFPIVVQVLEGEIDFGAEGEVHNFKSGGIVALGGNIPHDLTAIKDSVVRLSLSKSDQVERVENVVKESNK, from the coding sequence ATGGAAGCTACCTCGTTTTATAAAGATTTACAATTTGGAAATAAAATCAGTACCAAAGTCATTTTGGAATCTCCATTCTCCAAAGAAATACGTATTCTATTGAAGGAAGGCCAGGTAATGAAAGAGCATAAGACCAAGTTCCCGATAGTGGTTCAGGTCTTGGAGGGAGAGATTGACTTTGGGGCTGAAGGAGAGGTACACAATTTTAAAAGTGGAGGTATTGTGGCACTTGGAGGTAATATTCCACATGACCTGACCGCTATAAAAGACAGTGTGGTTCGCTTGAGCCTTTCAAAATCGGATCAGGTGGAACGTGTAGAAAATGTTGTAAAGGAATCCAATAAATAA
- a CDS encoding glycine--tRNA ligase has protein sequence MAKSEQKQESGLLKDIIAHAKEYGFVYPSSEIYDGLQAVYDYGPYGVELKNNLKRLWWESMTRLNGNIVGLDASIFMHPTTWKASGHVDSFNDPMVDNKDSKKRYRADVLIEEKAAGYENEGNQEKANSLLATMGRLLEAEDFSALRELLIEEDIKCPVSGTTNWTEIRQFNLMFSTQVGSVSEDSNTIYLRPETAQGIFVNFLNVQKTARMKIPFGIAQIGKAFRNEIVARQFIFRMREFEQMEMQFFVRPGTELEWYKHWADTRMSWHKALGIPEEKLRRHDHEKLAHYANAALDIEYQFPFGFKEVEGIHSRTDFDLKAHQEFSKKKQQYFDPEINQNYIPYVVETSIGADRLFLMTLCNAFTTQEVEGKSRAYLALHPALAPVKAAILPLTKKDGLPDKGKAIFDQLKYDFNIIYEEAGSIGKRYTRQDLIGTPFCIAVDHQTLEDDTVTIRHRDTTGQERVPIADLQGRLAAACSFRNVFEKI, from the coding sequence ATGGCAAAATCAGAACAAAAGCAGGAAAGTGGTCTGCTAAAAGATATCATTGCCCATGCCAAAGAGTATGGGTTTGTTTACCCTTCATCAGAAATTTATGATGGGCTTCAGGCAGTATATGATTACGGGCCTTATGGGGTAGAGTTAAAGAACAATCTTAAAAGACTGTGGTGGGAATCCATGACCCGTTTAAACGGAAATATCGTTGGATTGGATGCGTCTATATTTATGCATCCTACTACCTGGAAAGCTTCAGGCCATGTGGATAGTTTCAATGATCCAATGGTAGACAATAAAGACAGTAAAAAGCGCTATAGAGCAGATGTACTGATTGAAGAAAAAGCTGCCGGTTATGAAAACGAAGGCAACCAGGAGAAAGCCAATAGTCTTTTGGCTACCATGGGGCGTTTGTTGGAGGCAGAAGATTTTTCAGCGCTTCGCGAATTATTAATTGAGGAAGATATCAAATGCCCGGTAAGTGGAACCACAAACTGGACCGAAATAAGGCAGTTTAACCTTATGTTTTCTACTCAAGTAGGTTCTGTATCAGAGGATTCTAATACCATTTACCTTAGACCAGAAACGGCTCAAGGGATTTTTGTGAATTTCTTGAATGTGCAGAAAACAGCCAGAATGAAAATTCCTTTTGGTATAGCACAAATAGGTAAGGCCTTCAGAAATGAAATTGTTGCCAGACAGTTTATTTTTAGAATGCGGGAATTTGAGCAAATGGAGATGCAATTCTTTGTTAGACCTGGTACTGAATTGGAATGGTACAAGCATTGGGCAGATACACGAATGAGCTGGCACAAGGCTTTGGGTATACCTGAAGAAAAACTAAGAAGACATGACCATGAGAAGCTGGCACATTATGCCAATGCTGCTTTGGATATAGAGTACCAGTTTCCTTTTGGCTTCAAGGAAGTGGAAGGGATTCACTCCCGAACAGACTTTGATCTGAAAGCGCATCAGGAGTTCAGCAAAAAGAAACAACAGTACTTTGATCCAGAGATCAATCAGAATTACATTCCATATGTAGTCGAAACTTCTATTGGAGCAGATAGATTGTTTTTAATGACCCTTTGCAATGCCTTTACGACGCAAGAAGTGGAAGGAAAGTCGAGGGCTTATTTGGCCTTGCATCCTGCCTTGGCTCCCGTGAAAGCGGCCATTTTGCCATTGACCAAGAAAGATGGCTTACCTGACAAAGGAAAAGCGATTTTTGATCAATTGAAATACGATTTCAATATCATTTACGAAGAAGCAGGATCCATCGGAAAACGCTATACAAGGCAGGACTTGATAGGTACTCCATTTTGTATTGCCGTAGATCACCAGACCTTGGAAGATGATACGGTAACCATACGTCACAGAGATACTACTGGACAGGAGCGTGTGCCAATTGCTGATTTGCAAGGCAGGCTTGCTGCCGCTTGTAGTTTTAGAAATGTATTCGAGAAAATATAA
- a CDS encoding PVC-type heme-binding CxxCH protein — MVKWPICCSLLFLGIFSCNTGNQQEDQPLLFVPEGLEVSVWAESPLFFNPTNMDVDAKGRVWVTEGVNYRDFRNADGHKVQEKGDRVMILEDTNGDGKADASKVFVQDTLLRSPLGIAVLGNQIVVSCSPNIIIYTDEDGDDIPDSKEVFLTGFGGKDHDHGLHAGQLGPDGKWYFITGNAGPHKVEGKDGWTLRSGSVYNEFTPYSTENVPSQISDDGKIYNGGLVIRINPDGTGMEVVSHNFRNSFEVAVDSYGNMWQSDNDDQTASCRTTWLMEGSNAGYFSEKGNRTWQADRRPGQTIAEAHWHQHDPGVLPVGDVYGAGSPTGMVRIEGDELGEQFRGLLLSADAGRNIVFGYTPEVIGAGYPLQNRKAFVSSVDQDNTGYIWHQVEEDTRKWFRPSDVTVGTDGSLFIADWYDPIVGGHQMRDTVGEGKIYRIVPKGKTLTLPKIDYSTTEGQLAALKNPAVHVRAFAMQKLKEQGAAVLPELESMVKNEDNPFFRARAIWTLAGMGAQGIHSILPLLKDANQEIVLTTARALSANGPERLLVEALKLSKNGLPLIRRELALLLREEDWGKTSEIYKELIKAYDGTNPWYRNALGIGMKDNTETYYRDNIAAIDPAKWSPQIASLIWEWHPKAAIPALRARLENEALTTDERDLALETLAFIFEKEAVEAVKKAAEKEGALQEKAQWWLQFRKYNEWSAFLQDWEAPIVLPDAQPNLLALKAQLKDSLTNNEQKQLALAQLVENPSGRLHLALMGAEGALKDSNLDFSAVTQGEKRPSVLKVLRHYFGSEKAIDEEGVLSLSKDPVAGKVKAIQNCATCHKIESSGNEIGPDLSQIGHKMDYPTLVNAIVQPDAAIGFGSEAYLIALNNGAVLLGLLQAAGPVVTMLDFQGQRHIIPAEEVLTRKPLPISLMPGPEEMDLKAQDIADIAAFLIQSNTSN; from the coding sequence ATGGTAAAGTGGCCGATCTGTTGTAGTCTTTTATTCCTGGGAATTTTTTCTTGCAATACAGGCAACCAACAGGAAGACCAACCATTGTTATTTGTTCCGGAAGGATTGGAAGTAAGTGTATGGGCCGAAAGCCCCCTATTCTTTAATCCCACCAATATGGATGTGGATGCTAAAGGAAGGGTATGGGTCACTGAAGGAGTTAACTACAGAGATTTCCGGAATGCTGATGGCCACAAGGTGCAGGAAAAAGGTGATCGCGTAATGATCCTTGAGGATACCAATGGAGATGGCAAAGCAGATGCTTCAAAGGTTTTTGTTCAGGATACCTTGCTGAGAAGCCCTTTGGGGATTGCCGTGCTGGGCAATCAGATAGTGGTCTCTTGTTCTCCAAATATAATCATCTATACAGACGAAGATGGCGATGATATTCCTGATAGTAAAGAGGTTTTTTTAACAGGATTTGGAGGAAAAGACCATGACCATGGGCTACATGCAGGGCAGCTTGGCCCGGATGGGAAATGGTATTTTATTACAGGAAATGCAGGGCCACATAAAGTGGAAGGGAAAGACGGCTGGACGCTTCGCTCAGGTAGCGTTTACAATGAATTTACCCCTTACAGTACCGAGAATGTTCCTTCACAAATCAGTGATGATGGAAAAATATACAATGGGGGCTTGGTCATCAGGATCAATCCCGATGGTACTGGTATGGAGGTAGTGTCACACAATTTCAGAAATTCATTTGAAGTTGCGGTGGACTCTTATGGCAATATGTGGCAAAGTGACAACGATGACCAAACAGCTTCCTGTAGAACTACCTGGTTGATGGAGGGAAGCAATGCAGGGTATTTTAGTGAGAAAGGTAACAGAACATGGCAAGCCGATAGAAGACCAGGTCAAACAATAGCTGAGGCGCATTGGCACCAACATGATCCCGGGGTTTTGCCTGTTGGGGATGTGTATGGGGCAGGTTCACCTACTGGAATGGTTCGCATTGAGGGAGATGAGCTTGGGGAGCAATTCAGAGGGCTTTTATTAAGTGCTGATGCAGGTAGGAATATTGTATTTGGCTATACTCCTGAAGTAATAGGTGCTGGTTATCCCCTTCAAAATAGAAAAGCCTTTGTTTCCTCAGTTGACCAGGACAATACTGGCTATATCTGGCACCAGGTGGAGGAAGATACCCGAAAATGGTTTAGGCCAAGCGATGTTACAGTAGGTACTGACGGTTCGCTATTTATCGCTGATTGGTATGACCCGATCGTGGGAGGCCATCAAATGAGGGACACAGTGGGAGAAGGTAAGATTTACCGCATTGTACCAAAAGGAAAAACCCTAACACTTCCAAAGATAGATTATTCTACTACAGAAGGTCAATTGGCTGCGCTAAAAAATCCAGCGGTTCATGTACGTGCTTTTGCCATGCAAAAGTTAAAAGAACAAGGGGCTGCGGTTTTGCCTGAGCTAGAAAGTATGGTTAAAAATGAGGACAATCCCTTTTTCAGGGCCAGAGCGATCTGGACGCTTGCAGGTATGGGAGCGCAAGGAATCCATTCAATTTTGCCATTGCTAAAAGACGCAAATCAGGAAATCGTTTTGACCACAGCTAGGGCTTTGTCAGCCAATGGCCCAGAGCGCTTGCTTGTTGAAGCTTTGAAGCTTTCTAAGAATGGTTTGCCATTGATTAGAAGGGAACTGGCCTTATTGCTAAGGGAGGAAGATTGGGGGAAAACTTCAGAAATCTATAAAGAGTTAATCAAAGCATACGATGGGACAAATCCCTGGTACAGAAATGCATTGGGCATAGGAATGAAAGACAATACTGAAACCTATTACCGGGACAATATCGCTGCAATAGATCCGGCAAAATGGTCTCCTCAAATTGCCTCTTTAATATGGGAGTGGCATCCCAAAGCAGCCATTCCTGCTTTAAGGGCCAGATTGGAAAATGAGGCACTTACCACAGATGAAAGAGACCTGGCTTTGGAAACTTTGGCTTTTATCTTTGAAAAAGAAGCAGTGGAGGCTGTAAAGAAAGCCGCTGAAAAGGAAGGGGCTCTTCAGGAAAAAGCCCAATGGTGGCTTCAATTCAGAAAATACAATGAGTGGAGCGCTTTTCTGCAAGATTGGGAGGCTCCAATTGTTTTACCAGATGCCCAACCCAATTTACTGGCATTAAAAGCGCAACTGAAAGACAGTTTAACCAACAATGAACAAAAGCAGCTTGCGTTAGCTCAATTGGTGGAAAACCCTTCGGGCAGACTCCATTTGGCTTTGATGGGTGCAGAAGGTGCATTAAAAGATTCCAATCTAGATTTTTCAGCCGTAACTCAAGGCGAAAAAAGGCCCTCGGTACTTAAGGTGTTGAGGCATTATTTTGGTAGCGAAAAAGCAATAGATGAAGAAGGAGTTCTATCGCTCAGCAAAGACCCAGTAGCCGGAAAAGTAAAAGCTATTCAAAATTGTGCTACCTGTCATAAAATCGAGTCCTCGGGTAATGAAATAGGTCCAGACCTGAGTCAAATAGGACATAAAATGGATTACCCAACCTTGGTCAACGCCATTGTTCAACCTGATGCTGCCATAGGCTTTGGTTCGGAAGCTTATTTGATAGCACTAAACAATGGAGCGGTACTTTTAGGTTTATTACAAGCTGCAGGACCGGTGGTTACGATGTTGGATTTTCAAGGGCAAAGGCATATAATTCCTGCAGAAGAAGTGCTGACGAGAAAACCACTTCCCATAAGTCTGATGCCGGGACCCGAGGAAATGGATCTTAAGGCCCAAGATATCGCAGATATTGCTGCTTTCCTGATACAAAGCAATACCAGTAACTGA
- a CDS encoding sugar phosphate isomerase/epimerase family protein, producing the protein MKKISRRKTILTLSSMVALAPLWGMDDRKPKVRIGACDWSIGKASDPTAFELAREIGLDGVQVSLGNVSNNMHLRQKEMQQTYLQSAKNNKVKIAGLAIGELNRVPYKSAPETEVWVSDSIDVAKALGCKNVLLAFFSAGDLRNDPEGKKEVIRRLKKVAPKAEKANVVLGIESWLSAKEHLEILAAVGSTHVKVYYDLANATEMGYDIYKEIALLGAENICEIHFKENGQLLGQGKVNFEKVKVSLDKIGYKGWCIMEGAIPKGMEVLPAYRKNLNFVSQLMKS; encoded by the coding sequence ATGAAAAAGATTAGCCGACGGAAAACAATCCTGACATTAAGTAGCATGGTTGCCTTGGCTCCACTTTGGGGGATGGACGACAGAAAACCTAAAGTTCGAATTGGCGCCTGTGATTGGTCCATTGGCAAAGCATCAGATCCTACAGCATTTGAATTGGCGAGAGAAATAGGGCTTGATGGTGTTCAGGTAAGTTTGGGTAATGTGTCTAATAACATGCATCTCAGGCAAAAGGAGATGCAACAAACTTATCTTCAGTCGGCTAAAAATAACAAGGTAAAAATTGCGGGCTTGGCAATAGGGGAGCTCAACCGGGTGCCCTATAAATCTGCCCCTGAAACTGAAGTTTGGGTTTCGGATAGTATTGATGTAGCCAAAGCCTTGGGATGCAAAAATGTTTTGCTGGCCTTTTTCTCTGCTGGAGACCTAAGAAATGATCCTGAAGGAAAAAAAGAAGTAATCCGTAGATTAAAGAAAGTAGCCCCGAAGGCGGAAAAAGCCAATGTGGTTTTAGGTATTGAATCATGGTTATCAGCAAAAGAGCACCTCGAAATTTTAGCAGCAGTAGGCTCTACCCATGTAAAGGTCTATTATGACCTGGCCAATGCAACAGAAATGGGCTATGATATTTATAAAGAAATAGCCCTCTTAGGAGCTGAAAATATCTGTGAAATTCACTTTAAAGAAAATGGTCAGTTGCTTGGGCAAGGAAAGGTGAATTTTGAAAAAGTAAAAGTGAGCCTGGATAAAATTGGCTACAAAGGTTGGTGCATTATGGAGGGAGCCATTCCAAAGGGTATGGAAGTGTTGCCAGCCTATAGAAAAAATCTAAATTTTGTATCACAACTCATGAAATCCTAA
- a CDS encoding PQQ-dependent sugar dehydrogenase produces MNPFRNLIFLLFLSALVWSCNSKDKPLEELIPMDQASLEVGEKLFQANCSSCHAFNKNGIGPQLGGITKEQSLEWLRSFIQNPTEMIDKGDERAKKVFDRYKTYMPSFSHLEEKELDNIIAYMHQHEAPAENLKAVLDSIWNPIPEKIPMSDLVVNLELISTIPASAEKKPVTRIAKMDYHPVTKDLYMLDLRGKLYLMEGAKTSLYLDMAKEMPDFINQPGLATGFGSFAFHPDFGDNGLFYTSHTEKPYTIPADFAFGDSIKSDMQWVVTEWETNDPLGVPPNTSKHRELFRIDMASAIHGMQEITFNPLAKKGDKDYGLLYLGIGDGGSEGRGHAWISYGATQPWGAVYRIDPKGNNSSNGKYGIPEDNPFVGNDKGWMPEIYAHGFRNPHRITWTKSGEILVSNIGQGQIESLYMLRPGDDYGWPVREGTFELKPEDDSNMVFPLPENEKSFGFSYPVAMYDHDEGNAISGGYEYTGTEVPGLNGKYLFGDITRGRLFYVNIADLEVGKQAPIYEWTVEYEGVSIPLAKLAGSRRVDLRFGKDASGEMYLFTKADGKVYKMASIKE; encoded by the coding sequence ATGAACCCATTTAGAAACCTAATTTTTCTCCTGTTCCTTTCCGCCTTAGTTTGGTCATGTAACTCTAAAGACAAACCATTGGAGGAATTAATACCTATGGATCAGGCCAGCTTAGAAGTTGGAGAAAAATTGTTCCAAGCAAATTGTAGCAGTTGTCACGCCTTTAATAAAAACGGAATTGGCCCCCAGTTGGGAGGGATTACCAAAGAACAATCCCTCGAATGGTTGCGTTCTTTTATTCAAAACCCCACGGAAATGATTGATAAGGGGGATGAAAGAGCCAAGAAAGTTTTCGATAGGTACAAGACTTATATGCCTTCTTTCAGTCATTTGGAGGAAAAAGAATTAGACAATATCATTGCCTACATGCACCAGCATGAAGCACCGGCAGAGAATTTAAAAGCAGTATTGGATTCCATTTGGAACCCTATTCCTGAAAAAATCCCCATGTCTGATTTGGTTGTCAACCTGGAATTGATCAGTACAATTCCTGCTTCTGCAGAAAAGAAACCCGTTACCCGTATAGCTAAAATGGACTACCATCCGGTAACCAAGGACTTGTACATGTTGGATTTACGTGGTAAATTATACCTTATGGAAGGGGCGAAAACCAGTTTATATCTCGATATGGCTAAGGAAATGCCTGACTTTATAAATCAACCTGGACTGGCCACTGGTTTTGGCAGTTTTGCCTTCCATCCCGATTTTGGTGACAATGGTTTGTTCTATACCAGCCATACCGAAAAACCTTATACAATACCTGCTGATTTTGCCTTCGGAGACAGTATTAAAAGTGATATGCAGTGGGTGGTTACGGAGTGGGAAACCAATGATCCACTAGGGGTACCGCCAAATACTTCTAAACACAGAGAACTGTTTAGGATAGATATGGCCTCTGCTATCCATGGCATGCAAGAAATTACTTTCAATCCACTTGCAAAAAAAGGGGATAAAGATTATGGCTTACTCTATTTAGGGATAGGCGATGGAGGATCGGAAGGAAGGGGACATGCCTGGATTTCTTATGGGGCCACTCAGCCTTGGGGAGCAGTTTATCGCATTGATCCTAAAGGTAATAATAGCAGTAATGGAAAATACGGAATCCCTGAAGACAATCCATTTGTAGGTAATGACAAAGGTTGGATGCCTGAGATCTATGCACACGGTTTCAGAAATCCACATAGAATTACCTGGACCAAGAGTGGTGAAATATTGGTCTCCAATATTGGTCAAGGTCAAATAGAATCCCTTTATATGCTTCGACCAGGTGATGATTACGGTTGGCCGGTAAGAGAAGGAACCTTCGAATTAAAACCAGAAGACGATTCCAACATGGTTTTCCCTTTGCCTGAAAATGAAAAATCCTTTGGGTTTTCTTATCCGGTGGCTATGTATGATCACGATGAAGGTAATGCCATTTCAGGTGGATATGAATATACAGGAACAGAAGTGCCAGGCTTGAATGGTAAATATCTTTTTGGAGACATAACAAGAGGGCGACTATTTTATGTAAATATAGCGGATCTTGAAGTAGGCAAACAGGCACCTATTTATGAATGGACAGTTGAATATGAAGGAGTATCTATACCTCTTGCAAAATTGGCTGGAAGTAGAAGGGTAGACCTTAGATTTGGAAAAGACGCCAGTGGAGAAATGTACCTCTTTACCAAAGCGGATGGAAAAGTTTATAAAATGGCCAGCATAAAAGAATAA